TGTAGGTAGAGGTGTAGCCCGTGATGTCGTTGGCCGTGGCCCGAAACTCGGCCGCGCCCATGGCGGGCACGGTCACCAGCAGGTCGTAGGTTTCGGCCGTGGCAATTTCGAGCTTGGTGACCGGGAAGGGCTCCACGTTGATGCCGTCGGCGGCAATCACCTGCATGGGGCCGCCGGCGTACTGCAGGAAAAAGTACGAGGAGGCGCTGCCGTTGATGACGCGCAGGCGCACCACCTCCCCGGGCTTGGCGTCCTTGAAATAGCCTTTTTCCTGCCCGTTGGTCAAAAACTTGTTGTAGTAGATGTCGGTCAGGTCCATGGCCGGCATGCGGCACTCCTGCTTGAGCTTGTCTTTGAAGTAGCCGGCGGCCAGGGCCTCGCCGTAGCTCTGGGTGGCGCCTTTCTGCACGGCAAACCACTCGCCGGTGCGCTTGAGGTAGCGCAGCACTTCCTTGGATTTGTGGTCGGTCCAGTCGGAGAGCACCAGCACGTACTCCTTCATCTCGTAGGGAATCCGCTTGGGGTGGATAACGATGGAGCCGTACACGCCGTCCTGCTCCTGCAGCATGGTGTGGGAGTGGTACCAGTAGGTGCCGCTCTGTATCAGGGGGAACGTAAACGTGTGCGTGCCGCCCGGCTCCACGGGGGCTGTGTTGAGGTAGGGCACGCCGTCCTGCGCGTTGGGCAGCAGGATGCCGTGCCAGTGGATGGAGGTTTCCATGTGCATCTGGTTGTGCACCCGAATCACGGCCGTGTCGCCCTCGTTGAAGGTGAGCGTGGGGGCCGGAATCTGGCCGTTGATGCCGATGGCCCGGCGGGTGCGGCCGGTGAAGTTGACCAGGCGCTCGTCGAC
The DNA window shown above is from Hymenobacter sp. J193 and carries:
- a CDS encoding multicopper oxidase domain-containing protein; amino-acid sequence: MRVLFLLAALLATLPAWAQNMPGMRMAKGTEPHLTQSAPPAAELQGKVVTPRTSYVGKRVEYDLYVDERLVNFTGRTRRAIGINGQIPAPTLTFNEGDTAVIRVHNQMHMETSIHWHGILLPNAQDGVPYLNTAPVEPGGTHTFTFPLIQSGTYWYHSHTMLQEQDGVYGSIVIHPKRIPYEMKEYVLVLSDWTDHKSKEVLRYLKRTGEWFAVQKGATQSYGEALAAGYFKDKLKQECRMPAMDLTDIYYNKFLTNGQEKGYFKDAKPGEVVRLRVINGSASSYFFLQYAGGPMQVIAADGINVEPFPVTKLEIATAETYDLLVTVPAMGAAEFRATANDITGYTSTYIGAGEPMKAPDLPRINYFQMMREMNSMEGMSGMNMGGAGMTKQQGSGEMKGMDMSGQKPASGSPMPGMDMQHGAPPATTAPSPQNRPENAQEKAGKSMGSMQDTGSMAGMDMGGMAGMSGMGAAPATSTTISCGPLTPPRWTRPSSGGKST